GCAACACATAATGCTCAGAAAAAAGGGGTATCTATCAAGGGGATTATATGGAAGCTGATTCTCACATTTGTTTTTATTGAAGTACTGACGCAAAGTATTCTGCTGGGATTTCAAATCACCCCTCCAACTGCACAATACATCATTCCCATCAGCGGAATGATAGTTGGTAATTCGATGGTGCTTTCTATTCTTTTTCTGAACCGTTTTACAGCAGAAATCCAAACGCAGAAAAAAGAAACAGAGCTACTGCTTTCATTGGGTGGCACACCGAAGCAAGCTATCCACTTGCCATTAATCCACTCTATAAAAGCGAGTCTGATTCCCACCATTGAAAGTCAAAAAACAATTGGACTCGTTCAATTGCCGGGAATGATGAGCGGGCAAATTATTGCTGGGGCTGATCCGATTCAAGCAGTCCAATTCCAGCTGTTAATTCTTTTCCTATTATTGACAACAGCTGCTGTAACCAGTATTATGCTTGGTTTTCTCTCCTATCCATCCCTCTTCAATGAACGGATGCAAATGATTAAAATCAAGATGGATGAAGCGGATTAGGTTTACAGTAGAAAAACAGGAATCGTTCATTAAAACTGGTTAAAACCATGTTCTTATGAAGTACTATACTTTTTTGCTAAGATAAAACATCATTCCAGCTTCTCTTTCTGTCACATTGACAAATTAATTAAAATTCATTATTATTTAATTAAATATATCTTAATTAAGAAGTTTATATATATCGAAAGAAAGGGTGAGAATGTTGGCTGAGAATTTATCATTGAAATCTTTTGTCATTACCATGAAGGCTTCCCGAGCTTTGGAAGAAGTCACAAAAAAGGATATAAAGAAACATGGTATGCGTTCATCTGATTTTGCTATTTTAGAAGCACTGTACCATAAAGGCAGACAGACTATCCGGGACATTTCGGAATCTGTACTAATCAGTACCGGTTCGATAACGTATGTGATTGATAAATTGGAGAAAAAAGAGCTGCTGGCCCGGGTCAATTGTTCGGATGATCGCAGAGTAGTCTATTTAGAAATTACGGATAAAGGGACAGAAATCATGGATGATATCTTCCCAAAACACCAACAGGTGATTGAAGAACTGTTTCAAGGTATTTCGGAAAGTGATAAACAGACCGTTATTGACGTATTAAAAAAAGTCGGTTACAAAGCCAGTGAAAAAGAATAGTTAGTTATAAAGAAGCCAGGAAAATGAATTTTATGGTGAAGAAAGGATGAAAATCTGTGAAATATGTATACGAAGCCAAAGGCAGTCCAGATGGGCCTACCCTGCTCCTTTTACATGGAACAGGCGGGACGGAGAGTGACTTATTACCTTTAGCGGATCTTATTGACCCCAATGCAAATGTCTTGAGCGTACGCGGGAATGTATTGGAAAATGGCATGCCCCGCTTTTTCCGCCGTTTGGGAGAAGGCGTTTTTGATGAAGAAGATTTGATCAAACGAACAGAAGAATTACATGAATTTCTCGATGAAGCAAGTCAAAGAATTGGTTTTGACCGGAAGCAAGTGACGGCTGTCGGCTATTCCAACGGCGCAAATATTGCCGGAAGTCTTTTATTCCATTATAAAGACTCCTTGCAAAAGGCCATTCTTCACCATCCAATGGTTCCTAGAAAAGGAATTGACCTCCCGGATTTAACGGGGACAGAGGTATTTATTGCTGCTGGAGATAACGATCCGATGTGTCCGCCAGAGGAAGCGGAAGAACTACAACAGTTACTCAGAGATGCTGGCGCTAATGCTGATATTCATTGGGAGAGTAATGGACATCAACTCACCATGACCGAAGTAAAAGCTGCCGCAAACTGGTATGCTAACTAAAAAAAGTAGGAGAAACCTTCATCGTTTCTCCTACTTTTTTTAGTTTCTCATAATAATGTAAATCATATAAATGACATACATCAGGAAAAGAATGAAGCCTTCCTTCCGCCCAATTCGAAATCCTGTTCTGGAAAAGATAAGTAATAAAATCGTCAATACAATCATAATCCAGATATCTGTAAAAATAATCGGATTAATCGACAGCGGAGATATTAATGAAGTGGTACCCAAAACAAATAATATGTTAAAGATACAACTGCCAACCACATTCCCCATGGCAATTTCGCTTTCTTTTTTCATTGCTGCGGATATCGATGTAACCAGTTCCGGGAGTGATGTTCCGACAGCAACAATAGTCAGACCGACTAAGGCCTCGCTCATCCCCCATGACAGTGCAATTTCTGTTGCATTATTCACAACAAACTGCCCGCCTATTATGATGGCTGCAACACCAATCACCGTAATAAGGGTGCTTTTTCCCCACTTTACGTTCGAGTCGCCGACCGGTTTCGTTTCTTTCCTGCTTTTTAAACCTACTTCGATAATATAGTACATAAAAATGGACAGGAACAAGAGTAAAATAAACCCATCACTTCTGCTAAGTATATTTTCGGCAGATCCTTGTAATGTCACGTCCCCAGCTAATGCTAATAAAGCTAAGGAAGCCAGTAAGGTAAAAGGAATCTGCTTCACAATCATTTCATTTTTCACTTGAAGCGGAAAGATAACTGCTGCAATACCAACAACCATCGTTATATTAAAAATATTACTGCCGACGACATTCCCGACAGACACATCTGCCGTTCCCTGAATTGCAGCAATAATACTAACGGTCACTTCCGGCGCACTGGTTCCCAAAGCAACAATGGTTAACCCAATTAATACCGGAGGAACACGCAAGAGCCTGGATATATTTGCAGAACCGTCTACAAACCAGTCCGCTCCTTTTACTAATAAGATAAAACCTACGATTAATAAAATATATTCCATGAGTATGTTCACCGTCTTTTTTTCAGATTGCTTCTATTCTACTTTTATCTACTTCATTCGTCCACTATTTTACTGATTGGATAAAAACGTTTTCCAGTATCAACCGATTGTTTTCCCTGTCGAATACTGTTATGATAGGCGTTGCATAACGTGGTTCGTAACCATCCCACGCTAAAATTAGGTTGAATTTAGATGATTTAAAAATACTGGAAACGAGGATGAACGTTGATATAAAGCCGTTTATTCTCTTTTTCGTTTTAATTAGAATAATATAAGATAATATAAAAATTGATTTCGTTTTACACATTTTTTACACATCAAAAAAAGAGAGGGGATTCCCTCTCTTACTCCGTTTCATAAACCCGTTCGAATGTAATATCCTCTTCTGATAAAACACTATCCGCTATTTGAATTTCTGAACCAGGATTTTGTATTTCGAAAGCTAAAATAGCATCTACTGTCTCGCCGCTATTAATTTCAGTATCCATTCTGTATAAGTCTTCCTTATAATCTTCTGGCAATTCTCCATTCGCTCCCATGACAGATTCCGTCGTTACATCTGACACTTCTGACTGATCTAAAACAACCGTGGATGCACTCCAAGGACTTTGCGCTTCATCACTTTTGTTTGTAAATTCGATTTCTATAGCTAAAACTTGATTTCCTCGTATTCCTTCTAATTGCTCTGCTTCACCGAAAACAAACTTATAATCTTCATTTTCGAATACTTCATTGCTTGCTTCGGTATTTTCTTCTTCCGATTCGTTTGCGCTTGATGCTTCTGCAGAAGCATCAGTTCCTCTTGACTCCTCATTGTTTCCTTCTTCGCTTTCCCCTCCGCATGCAGCTAAGAGTAGGACAAGTGATGATACCAATAAAAACAAGAATTTTTTCAATCTACTCTCCCCTTTTCTATGTATTTTATCCTTATATTACCACAAACATAATTACGCTCCAACATCATTTTTAATCGGGATGCCGTGCAAAATGTTTAATTTAAACAGGCTCCACCTGTACTATCCAATTGAAAGGTATTTCTATCCTTCCGTCAATATTAGAACATTTAATATCCATATCCCATATACCCATTGATTTAATAATATTACATGTTATCTCTTTCAATTGATTGTCTTTAAAATATTTTATTCTAACCTCTGTTCCCTCTTTATGCGCATCATGTATTCTAATTCCATTAAGCTCTAACTGATCTAAATCCAAAACAGGTTTCACGCTCCAACGCTCCTTTTGATATAGCCGCAAGACAATATATTATCCAATTTAAAGCTACGGACCTGTTTACGGTAGTAGCAATATGCCAACACTTTATCGTCATCTATATCCACCACTCTAATGATTCGTTGACTTACTTTTCCTTTAGAATCCATATAATAAATCATAATTTTCTCTTTACTGTCCATAGCACGCGTTAAGAAACCAGTCATAATTATCCCTCCAAAAATTGTCGTTTGACGAATGTTTGTTCTGGTTATAATATAAATATATCACATAAATAAGAACAAGTGTACTGTTATTTTTTAACATAAAAAGGAGCCTGCAATATAAACAGCAAGCTCCTAATCTTACAATTACACATCATATAAAGGATGGAATTAGGAAAAGGGTGATGACTCCTTTTGCGTCCCTATGCCGTAATTTTATCTCATAAGAGAGTCCGTGTAAATAGTTAATAAAAGACGCCCGTGTGGTACCGGACGTCTAATTGTAGAGCTATAGATACTCAAATACTAAAGATGGAGGTATTAGATTAACATAACTCTACAATTTAATATTAGCCTATCATATTTAAGCATGTAAAGTCCTAAAACGTGAAGTTGTTCTATATACTACTCTCTTTATCTACAATATTATATTTACCATGAAACAAATCCTGAATAAAGTTTTTAGCATCTCCAGAGAGTAAAGGGTTATTCAAAAGTATCTCCAATGTTTCTTTTGTATGTTCAAAAAATCTAAGAGGTGCGTGTTTTCCCCTTTTAATCATATTTGAGTATCGGTTCAAGTATAACGTAAGATAATCATACTTTTGCTCATCTTTTATAGGTAATGCTTGGATAAAATCGTATACGGATATAAAAATCTTCACAGCATCCCTGGGAGGAGTATTCCCTCTTGATAAAGATGCCTCATCTTTTTCACCAATAAAGTAGTAGCTCTTTTGATTTCCTAAAATGGCAATGTTATCAGAAACGCTATAAATTTTCATCATAAACCAATTATCTTCTCTTACTTTTATATGACTAGGAAAAGATATGTTGTAATTTTCTATGATACTTCTTTTAAACATTTTTCCTACAGCATTTAAAGAGTTATATAACTTTGTTTGCAGAAAATGAAGATTTGTAATTGTTTGAGAATAGTTGAAGGCTGACCTGCTGATTGGTCGTTTACTTCCTTCCTTTCTAAAATAGGGCATACAAACCATATCTGTTTTAGGGCTGGTTTCAACTACTTTCATCGCATCTGCTATTGCATGTGAAGTTATATAATCATCAGAATCAAGAAATAGAATCCATTTTCCGGTAGCTATTTTCATTCCATCATTTCGAGGTAATGATGCACCACCAGAATTGTCTTTTCTACGTAAAAGAGAGAGATTCGGAAAATCAACTTCATATGCAGAAAGTGCCTCAAAAGTTTGATCCGTTGAGCAGTCATCTACTATGATAATCTCCAAATTTTCTTTATTATATGTGATATTTTTTAATTTATCCAAGCAACCTTGAATAGTATCTTCTCTATTAAATACAGGGATAATAATAGA
The nucleotide sequence above comes from Oceanobacillus timonensis. Encoded proteins:
- a CDS encoding MarR family winged helix-turn-helix transcriptional regulator, with product MAENLSLKSFVITMKASRALEEVTKKDIKKHGMRSSDFAILEALYHKGRQTIRDISESVLISTGSITYVIDKLEKKELLARVNCSDDRRVVYLEITDKGTEIMDDIFPKHQQVIEELFQGISESDKQTVIDVLKKVGYKASEKE
- a CDS encoding alpha/beta hydrolase, with protein sequence MKYVYEAKGSPDGPTLLLLHGTGGTESDLLPLADLIDPNANVLSVRGNVLENGMPRFFRRLGEGVFDEEDLIKRTEELHEFLDEASQRIGFDRKQVTAVGYSNGANIAGSLLFHYKDSLQKAILHHPMVPRKGIDLPDLTGTEVFIAAGDNDPMCPPEEAEELQQLLRDAGANADIHWESNGHQLTMTEVKAAANWYAN
- a CDS encoding calcium/sodium antiporter, yielding MEYILLIVGFILLVKGADWFVDGSANISRLLRVPPVLIGLTIVALGTSAPEVTVSIIAAIQGTADVSVGNVVGSNIFNITMVVGIAAVIFPLQVKNEMIVKQIPFTLLASLALLALAGDVTLQGSAENILSRSDGFILLLFLSIFMYYIIEVGLKSRKETKPVGDSNVKWGKSTLITVIGVAAIIIGGQFVVNNATEIALSWGMSEALVGLTIVAVGTSLPELVTSISAAMKKESEIAMGNVVGSCIFNILFVLGTTSLISPLSINPIIFTDIWIMIVLTILLLIFSRTGFRIGRKEGFILFLMYVIYMIYIIMRN
- a CDS encoding glycosyltransferase family 2 protein translates to MALQELIDFSSYILKKSNQSIQLSIIIPVFNREDTIQGCLDKLKNITYNKENLEIIIVDDCSTDQTFEALSAYEVDFPNLSLLRRKDNSGGASLPRNDGMKIATGKWILFLDSDDYITSHAIADAMKVVETSPKTDMVCMPYFRKEGSKRPISRSAFNYSQTITNLHFLQTKLYNSLNAVGKMFKRSIIENYNISFPSHIKVREDNWFMMKIYSVSDNIAILGNQKSYYFIGEKDEASLSRGNTPPRDAVKIFISVYDFIQALPIKDEQKYDYLTLYLNRYSNMIKRGKHAPLRFFEHTKETLEILLNNPLLSGDAKNFIQDLFHGKYNIVDKESSI
- a CDS encoding ABC transporter permease; this translates as MSYLTLGLSLIFVLIPLALSKTLHLGLEKDTIIATIRSIIQLIAVGFILTFVFESESYLFIILMIALMIGAATHNAQKKGVSIKGIIWKLILTFVFIEVLTQSILLGFQITPPTAQYIIPISGMIVGNSMVLSILFLNRFTAEIQTQKKETELLLSLGGTPKQAIHLPLIHSIKASLIPTIESQKTIGLVQLPGMMSGQIIAGADPIQAVQFQLLILFLLLTTAAVTSIMLGFLSYPSLFNERMQMIKIKMDEAD
- a CDS encoding DUF5067 domain-containing protein; translation: MKKFLFLLVSSLVLLLAACGGESEEGNNEESRGTDASAEASSANESEEENTEASNEVFENEDYKFVFGEAEQLEGIRGNQVLAIEIEFTNKSDEAQSPWSASTVVLDQSEVSDVTTESVMGANGELPEDYKEDLYRMDTEINSGETVDAILAFEIQNPGSEIQIADSVLSEEDITFERVYETE
- a CDS encoding YolD-like family protein translates to MKPVLDLDQLELNGIRIHDAHKEGTEVRIKYFKDNQLKEITCNIIKSMGIWDMDIKCSNIDGRIEIPFNWIVQVEPV